CGCCCGGGCCAGGCTGCGCACCTCGCGCGCGGTGGTCGCCACCCGGCAGCCGCTCGCCACCAGGTACGCGTAGGCCACGGCGGTGGCGAACAGCTCGTTGTTGCGCTCCAGCGCGGGGACCCGGATCAGCTGGTGCATCAGCGCCGCCGCCCGGTCCTGCGGCTCGGGGTAGACCGCGATGTCGAAGATCTCGGCCTGGTGCCTGGTGATCGCCGCCAGCAGCGATCCGTAGTCGGTGACCTGCGGGTCACCGGGCGTGTACTGCTCGGCGGTCATGAGCAGCCACGAGAGGTCGACCTCAAGTTTCAACGGCGCACGTCCTGGAGTTCGCTGGGCGATCCGAACTCGGCGAGGAACACCGCCTCGTGCTCCTTCATGAACTGGGCCGCCGCGTCGACGAAGTTGCGCCCCGCCTCGCCCATGTCCTGCTGCACCAGCCGTTCGATGTACTGGTTCATGCTGATCCCCTGCTGCTCCGCCCGCTCGCGGGCCATCTCGGCGGTGGTCGCGTCCACCCTGACGTTCAGCTGCTTCTTGGCCATACTTCACGCTAGCGCCGAGGTGCTAGCACAACAAGAGCGCAAACCGGCCGCTCCCCCACTCCCCCACCCTGTCCGCTCACGCCCCCGCGAAAACCGGCCAAGCGTCTCGATCCGGCCGCTACGCCCCGGCGGGCTTGATCACCCTGAACCGTCCCTCCTGCGAACCGGTCCCGGAAACGCCGCACGGGCGCGGGAAGGCTTCCCGCGCCCGTGTGTTGACGGTGTGTCGGCTACGGCTGCGCGACCGGCTCCAGGATGGCCACGCACTCGAAGTGGTGGGTCATCGGGAACAGGTCGAAGGCGCGCAGCGAGACCGGGCGGTAGCCGCCGGTGCGGAAGAAGGCGAGGTCGCGGGAGAGGGCGGCGGGGTCGCAGGCGACGTAGGCGATGCGGCGGGCCTCCAGGGAGCAGATGTGGGCGACGGTGTCGCGGCCGGCGCCGGCCCGGGGCGGGTCGAGGACGATCAGGTCGGTCGAGGTGATGCCGGTGCGGGGCAGCAGGGTCTCGACCTTGTCGCACTCGATCCGGACGTTCTCCAGCGCCGCCAGGTTGTGGCGGGCGTCGGCGACGGCCTGCTTGCCGGACTCGATGCCCAGCACCGCGCCGTCCTCGCCGACGCGTTCGGCGAGCGCGCCCGCGAACAGGCCGACGCCGCAGTACAGGTCGAGCGCGTTCTCGCCCCACTGCGGGTCGAGCCCGGTCAGCACCGCGTCGACCAGCGTGTCCGGGGCCTCCGGGTGGATCTGCCAGAAACCGCCGTTGGAGACCCGCCAGGTGCGCCCGACGGCCCGCTCGCGGACGAAGGTGCGGCCGTGGACGCGGTGGAACAGGTCCTGCTCGTCGATCCGGGCGATCGAGGTCTCCCGGTCGAGTTCGACCAGCGGCAGCTGCTCGCCGGGCCGCGGCCGCAGGATCACCTGCCGGTCCGAGGAGCCGGACGCGGCGATCGCCTCGACGGAGGCGACTCCCGTCCAGTCCCGCGACTCGACGCCGAGCTCGGCGACGCCGGGCGCGGCGATCAGGCAGCGGTCGATCGGCTGGACGTCGTGCGAGCGGTGCTTGCGCAGGCCGGCCGTGCCCTCCTCGTCGACCGCGTACTGCACGCGGGTGCGCCAGGCCGGGACCTCGCCCGCGGGGAGCTTGCCGCCGACCGGCTCCACCGAGCCGTCCCAGCGGGCCTCCTCGGGGGTGAGGCCGGCCAATTTGGCGAGCTGCTCGGTGAGGACCGCGGACTTGAGCTTGCGCTGCCCGCCGGGGCTGACGTGCTGCCAGTCGCAGCCGCCGCAGCGCCCGGGCCCGGAGAACGGGCAGGGCGCCTCGATCCGGTCCTTGGCGGCCTCCAGCACCTCCACCGCGTCGGCCCGCAGGTACCGGGAGGTGGTGGTGCCCTCGGTCACCAGGGCCACCACCCGCTCGCCGGGCAGCGCGTGCCGGACGAACAGCACCCGGCCCTCGTGCCGGGCCACGCAGTGCCCGCCGTGCGCGACCGGCCCGACCTCGACCTCGTAGCGCTCGCCGATCAGCGGGTCCCCGGACGGCTGGCGCATCACGGGCTGGGTGGGCCGCACCGCCTTGGGCGGGCGCACCGCCCCGGGCTTGCGCCCCTGCCGGGCCGGCTTCGCCCCCTTCGCGGCGTCCGGCCCCTTGGCCGCCCCCTCCGCCGTGTTCGCCTTGCCGGCCCGGTCCGTCCGCGGGGTCTTTCCGGGCGCGGCGTTCTTCCCGGGCGCGGCGGTCGCCCGCTTCGCGGCCGGACGCTGCTCGCCCGGCACCGGCGGCAGGCTGCGCGCGGTGTTGCCCTCGCGGTCGGTGGCCTCGGGCCGGCTGGGCCGGCTGCTCCAGCGCGGGTGCGCCACCTGCCCGGGCTTGGCGCCGGACGTGCGGCCGGGGCGGCCCTGGCGACCGGAGGAGCGGGGCGGGTTGTTGCGGGTCACGGGGCGCTTCCTTACGCGAGACGAGCGGCGGGGGCGGAACACGGGCGGGTGGGGGACAGGGTCAAACACGGCGGCCCGTGGCGGACCGGATTCGATCCGCCACGGGCCCATTGAAGGCCATTCGGAGGCCGGACGGGCTGCCCGCTCAGTCGCGCGGCGCGGCGTCCTGACCGCCCGGACCGTCCCCGGTGGACGGCCCGCCGGAGGACCCGGCGGTCGGCTCGGCGGCCGGAACCGTCTGCCGCCGCGGCTCGCCGCGGCGCACCGCGCCGGGCGCGGACCACGCCTTGGGGGCCTTGCGCCGCTCCGAGGACTCCAACTGCCAGGGTACGGAGGTCACCATCACTCCGGGCTTGAACAGCAGACGTCCCTTGAGCCGCAGCGCGCTCTGGTTGTGCAGCAGGTGCTCGTACCAGTGGCCGACCACGTACTCCGGGATGTACACCGCGACCACGTCGCGCGGGCTGGAGCGGCGCAGGTTCTTCACGTACTCCAGGACCGGGCCGGTGACCTCGCGGTACGGCGAGTCGAGGACCTTCAGCGGGACGTCGATGCCGCGCTCGTCCCACTCCTGCCGCAGCGCCGCGGTGTCGACCGGGTCGACGTTGACGGTGACGGCCTCCAGGGTGTGCGCCCGGGCGAGGCGGGCATAGGCGAGGGCGCGCAGGGCGGGCTTGTGCAGCTTGGAGACCAGCACGATGGCGTGCACCCGGGTCGGCGGGGCGACGTCGTCCGGCTCCTCGGCGGCCTTCAGTTCGGTGCTGACCCGGTCGTAGTGGCGGCGGATCGCCTTCATCATCACGAACAGCACCACCATCAGGGCGATGGCGATCCAGGCATGGCTGATCTTGGTGGCGAGCACCACGATCAGCACGGCCATGGTCATCACCAGGCCGAAGGTGTTGATCGCCCGGCTGCGCTGCATGTGGGCGCGCTTCTTCGGGTCGGTCTCGGTCCTCAGCAGCCGGGTCCAGTGCCGGATCATGCCGGACTGGCTCATGTTGAAGGCCACGAAGACGCCGACGATGTACAGCTGGATCAGCCGGTTCGGGTCGGCGCCGAACGCCACGATGAACAGCACCGCCGCGCCGGCCAGCAGCACGATGCCGTTGGAGAAGGCCAGCCGGTCGCCGCGGGTGTGCAGCTGGCGGGGCAGGTAGCGGTCCTGGGCGAGGATCGAGCCGAGCACCGGGAAGCCGTTGAAGGCGGTGTTGGCGGCCAGCACCAGGATCAGGCCGGTGGTGGCCGCGATGAAGTAGAAGCCCGGGGTGAAGTTGGAGAACACCGCCTCGGAGATCTGCGCCAGCACGGTCTTCTGGTGGTAGTCCGCGGGCGCGCCGATCAGCTGCTCGGTCGGGTTCTCCGCCATCTGGGTGCCCGTCAGATGAGCCAGGTAGATGATGCCCATGAACATCGTGACGGCGATGGTCGCCATCATCAGCAGCGTGGTCGCCGCGTTCTTGCTCTTCGGCTTCCGGAACGCCGGCACGCCGTTGGAGATCGCCTCCACACCGGTCAGCGCCGCACAGCCGGAGGAGAACGCCTTCAGCAGCAGGAAGACCAGGGCGAACCCGGCCAGCGAGCTGTTCCCGGGCGTCGACTCCAGGTGGTACGCCGCGCTCTCCGCGGGCATCGACGCCCCGAAGCCGAAGTGCCGCACCAGGCCGTACACCACCATGCCGAGCACGCCGACCATGAAGGCGTACGTCGGGACGGCGAACGCGCTGCCGGACTCCCGCACCCCGCGCAGGTTCATGCCCATCAGCAGGATGACCAGGAACACCGACAGGGCCATCTCGTGCCCGCGCAGCGCGGGCACCGCGGACACCACGTTGGCCACGCCGGAGGTCGTCGACACCGCCACCGTGAGGATGTAGTCGACCATCAGCGCACTCGCCACCACCAGGCCGGAGTTCGGCCCGTGGTTGACGGTGGCGACCTCGTAGTCGCCACCGCCGCTCGGGTACGCGTGGACGTTCTGCCGGTACGAGGCGACCACCGCGAGCATCACGACGGCGACCACGAGGCCGATCTGCCACGAGAAGTGGATCGCCGACGCGCCGGCCAGCGACAGCGTGAGCAGGATCTCCTCGGGCGCGTACGCGACGGAGGAGAGCGCGTCCGAGGCGAACACCGGCAGCGCGATCCGCTTGGGGAGCAGCGTCTCCCCCAGCTTGTCGCTGCGCAGCGCACGCCCGATCAGGATGCGTTT
The DNA window shown above is from Streptomyces sp. TLI_171 and carries:
- a CDS encoding toxin-antitoxin system HicB family antitoxin translates to MAKKQLNVRVDATTAEMARERAEQQGISMNQYIERLVQQDMGEAGRNFVDAAAQFMKEHEAVFLAEFGSPSELQDVRR
- a CDS encoding fic family toxin-antitoxin system, toxin component codes for the protein MKLEVDLSWLLMTAEQYTPGDPQVTDYGSLLAAITRHQAEIFDIAVYPEPQDRAAALMHQLIRVPALERNNELFATAVAYAYLVASGCRVATTAREVRSLARAIREGKLGITGVAERLAMWVVDETEEEEVGDDGEE
- a CDS encoding class I SAM-dependent RNA methyltransferase encodes the protein MRQPSGDPLIGERYEVEVGPVAHGGHCVARHEGRVLFVRHALPGERVVALVTEGTTTSRYLRADAVEVLEAAKDRIEAPCPFSGPGRCGGCDWQHVSPGGQRKLKSAVLTEQLAKLAGLTPEEARWDGSVEPVGGKLPAGEVPAWRTRVQYAVDEEGTAGLRKHRSHDVQPIDRCLIAAPGVAELGVESRDWTGVASVEAIAASGSSDRQVILRPRPGEQLPLVELDRETSIARIDEQDLFHRVHGRTFVRERAVGRTWRVSNGGFWQIHPEAPDTLVDAVLTGLDPQWGENALDLYCGVGLFAGALAERVGEDGAVLGIESGKQAVADARHNLAALENVRIECDKVETLLPRTGITSTDLIVLDPPRAGAGRDTVAHICSLEARRIAYVACDPAALSRDLAFFRTGGYRPVSLRAFDLFPMTHHFECVAILEPVAQP
- a CDS encoding APC family permease; the protein is MPADLPKRILIGRALRSDKLGETLLPKRIALPVFASDALSSVAYAPEEILLTLSLAGASAIHFSWQIGLVVAVVMLAVVASYRQNVHAYPSGGGDYEVATVNHGPNSGLVVASALMVDYILTVAVSTTSGVANVVSAVPALRGHEMALSVFLVILLMGMNLRGVRESGSAFAVPTYAFMVGVLGMVVYGLVRHFGFGASMPAESAAYHLESTPGNSSLAGFALVFLLLKAFSSGCAALTGVEAISNGVPAFRKPKSKNAATTLLMMATIAVTMFMGIIYLAHLTGTQMAENPTEQLIGAPADYHQKTVLAQISEAVFSNFTPGFYFIAATTGLILVLAANTAFNGFPVLGSILAQDRYLPRQLHTRGDRLAFSNGIVLLAGAAVLFIVAFGADPNRLIQLYIVGVFVAFNMSQSGMIRHWTRLLRTETDPKKRAHMQRSRAINTFGLVMTMAVLIVVLATKISHAWIAIALMVVLFVMMKAIRRHYDRVSTELKAAEEPDDVAPPTRVHAIVLVSKLHKPALRALAYARLARAHTLEAVTVNVDPVDTAALRQEWDERGIDVPLKVLDSPYREVTGPVLEYVKNLRRSSPRDVVAVYIPEYVVGHWYEHLLHNQSALRLKGRLLFKPGVMVTSVPWQLESSERRKAPKAWSAPGAVRRGEPRRQTVPAAEPTAGSSGGPSTGDGPGGQDAAPRD